The following are from one region of the Deltaproteobacteria bacterium genome:
- the sfsA gene encoding DNA/RNA nuclease SfsA: MIVDTVKRIDAYGLSWPRLFRGTLVKRYKRFLADVRLEDGSLVTAHCPNSGTMMACSRPGRPVYISFHDNPKRKLKYTWEIIDMPASLVGVNTLVPNRLVRKAIEDGQVEELRGYERVVAEVKTSDKSRIDLMLEKQDGPDCFVEIKNCTLVENRVARFPDAVTIRGRKHLKELQRLVREGYRAAMFFLVQRMDAHRFHPADDIDQAYGRELRRAHRNGVEILVYDVAIDLATIRLNNKLPYDLQG, from the coding sequence ATGATCGTGGATACGGTGAAAAGAATCGATGCCTACGGGCTTTCCTGGCCCAGATTGTTCCGGGGAACCCTGGTGAAGCGTTACAAGCGCTTTCTGGCCGACGTGCGATTGGAGGACGGCAGCCTGGTGACGGCTCACTGCCCCAATTCAGGAACCATGATGGCCTGTTCCCGTCCCGGGAGGCCGGTCTACATCTCTTTCCACGACAACCCCAAGCGCAAATTGAAATACACCTGGGAAATTATCGACATGCCCGCCTCCCTGGTAGGCGTCAACACACTGGTTCCCAACCGGCTGGTTAGAAAGGCCATCGAAGACGGGCAGGTTGAGGAACTCCGCGGATACGAACGGGTGGTTGCCGAGGTAAAAACCAGTGACAAATCCCGTATCGACCTCATGCTCGAAAAACAGGACGGCCCCGACTGTTTTGTCGAGATCAAAAACTGCACGCTGGTGGAAAATCGGGTGGCCAGGTTTCCGGATGCGGTTACCATAAGGGGGCGTAAGCACCTCAAGGAACTGCAGCGCCTGGTCCGGGAAGGGTACCGGGCGGCCATGTTTTTCCTGGTTCAGCGCATGGATGCGCACCGTTTTCACCCTGCAGACGACATCGATCAGGCCTACGGCCGGGAACTCAGGCGGGCGCACCGCAACGGGGTCGAAATCCTGGTGTACGATGTGGCCATCGACCTGGCGACCATTCGCCTGAACAACAAACTGCCCTACGATTTGCAAGGCTGA
- a CDS encoding 4Fe-4S binding protein yields the protein MVEDRLREKYVAAAEVVCKQGMVQFPVSETAVAIIKNVVGPVEEELDFICAFSEKPSQGVEQLTASSGLPAEKVDALAASLARKGLIFNQPSSSGVMVYRLLPLMLVGVMEYKFMVPLEGTDEERELAELFETLLSDLRDDIQNNYDTIMPLFRASPATDRTVPSSVGEDGGTIRTIPVDQPVETGDEFIVPSQTVREIIEKFDDIAVGHCFCRQRRGLLGDACATKAPTLNCFTFGKSARHTAAQGFAKMVSREEAFDIMLEAEKAGLVHKAFHPGSRENAPETSICNCCKDCCDTFNLWRNGTMPMINSTYHLAVVDDSACSGCETCVGWCPVDAIALNDDGVAVSDENTCIGCGVCARFCPEEAISLKEGLRKVFALPPRMR from the coding sequence ATGGTGGAAGATCGTTTGAGGGAAAAGTACGTGGCGGCGGCAGAAGTGGTCTGCAAACAGGGCATGGTCCAGTTTCCGGTGAGTGAAACGGCCGTCGCCATCATCAAGAATGTCGTGGGGCCGGTCGAAGAGGAGCTTGATTTCATCTGCGCATTCAGTGAGAAACCGTCACAGGGCGTGGAGCAACTGACGGCTTCCAGCGGGCTGCCGGCGGAAAAGGTGGACGCACTGGCCGCCAGCCTGGCCAGGAAAGGGCTGATCTTCAACCAGCCCAGTTCTTCGGGCGTCATGGTTTACCGGCTGCTGCCGCTCATGCTGGTGGGGGTCATGGAGTACAAATTCATGGTGCCGCTCGAAGGCACCGACGAGGAGCGCGAACTGGCGGAGCTTTTCGAGACGCTTTTGAGCGACCTCAGGGACGATATTCAGAACAACTATGACACCATAATGCCGTTGTTCAGGGCGTCGCCGGCGACGGACCGGACGGTTCCGTCGAGCGTGGGCGAAGACGGCGGCACGATCAGGACCATTCCCGTGGACCAGCCTGTGGAAACGGGGGATGAATTCATCGTTCCCAGCCAGACCGTGCGGGAAATTATCGAAAAATTCGACGACATCGCCGTGGGGCACTGTTTCTGTCGCCAGCGAAGGGGACTTTTGGGGGACGCCTGCGCCACAAAAGCGCCCACGTTGAACTGTTTTACCTTCGGCAAGTCCGCCCGGCACACGGCCGCCCAGGGATTCGCCAAGATGGTTTCCCGCGAGGAGGCTTTCGACATCATGCTGGAGGCCGAGAAGGCCGGGCTGGTGCACAAAGCCTTTCATCCGGGTTCCAGGGAAAACGCTCCGGAAACCAGCATCTGCAACTGCTGCAAGGACTGCTGCGACACGTTCAATCTGTGGCGCAACGGCACCATGCCGATGATCAATTCCACCTACCATCTGGCCGTTGTCGACGACAGTGCCTGCAGTGGCTGCGAGACCTGCGTGGGTTGGTGTCCCGTGGATGCCATCGCCTTGAACGATGATGGTGTCGCCGTATCGGATGAGAACACCTGCATCGGCTGCGGCGTCTGTGCCCGCTTCTGCCCCGAGGAGGCCATTTCCCTCAAAGAGGGGTTGCGAAAGGTGTTCGCCCTGCCGCCGCGCATGCGCTGA
- a CDS encoding 4Fe-4S binding protein: MKVMRKIIEIDEERCDGCGQCVPGCAEGALKIVDGKAKVVAEIFCDGLGACIGECPNDALTLVEREADEFDEEAVEGHLAGLEKKKKSETLACGCPSSQVQSFASTACESANKPMAIAGLESALGHWPVQINLVPPHAPFLNNADLLVVADCAPLAIPDFHKRFLKGKAVMVGCPKFDDVQGYIDKFAQIFATANIRSITTVVMEVPCCSGLPVIITKGLEKAGKNIPLTKVVVSTRGNILEEKAIST; the protein is encoded by the coding sequence ATGAAAGTCATGCGCAAGATAATCGAAATCGACGAAGAGCGCTGTGACGGCTGCGGGCAGTGTGTGCCCGGCTGCGCCGAAGGTGCGCTCAAAATAGTGGACGGCAAGGCCAAGGTGGTTGCCGAGATCTTCTGTGACGGCCTGGGCGCCTGCATCGGGGAGTGCCCCAATGACGCCCTGACCCTGGTGGAGCGTGAAGCCGATGAGTTTGACGAAGAGGCGGTGGAAGGACACCTGGCCGGCCTCGAAAAGAAGAAAAAAAGTGAAACGCTTGCCTGCGGCTGCCCTTCCAGCCAGGTTCAGTCTTTTGCTTCCACGGCCTGCGAGAGCGCCAACAAGCCCATGGCCATTGCCGGCCTTGAATCCGCCCTGGGCCACTGGCCGGTCCAGATCAACCTGGTGCCGCCCCACGCGCCGTTTCTAAACAACGCGGATCTGTTAGTGGTGGCGGACTGCGCCCCCCTGGCCATCCCCGATTTCCACAAGCGCTTTTTGAAAGGCAAAGCAGTCATGGTGGGATGCCCAAAATTCGACGATGTCCAGGGCTATATCGACAAATTCGCCCAAATTTTCGCCACGGCCAACATCAGGAGCATCACCACCGTGGTCATGGAGGTGCCCTGCTGCTCAGGGCTGCCCGTTATCATTACCAAAGGGCTGGAAAAGGCGGGCAAGAACATACCGCTGACCAAAGTGGTCGTCAGCACCCGCGGCAACATCCTGGAAGAAAAGGCCATTTCAACCTAA